A window from Ramlibacter pinisoli encodes these proteins:
- a CDS encoding ring-opening amidohydrolase, with protein MAVDVAKVEIKHVTDASGLEQHILSGRMKADEVIAVIGKTEGNGGVNDFTRILSDQAFRAVLMKHGTRSVAEVKQIPMVWSGGCDGVITPHATVFARNAKTGTKGKGRLAIGIAMSRTIKPEDIGRLAMVEIVAEGVLAAMKNAGITDPKDVHYVQTKTPLLTIETIQDAERRGQSVVCDVHESMGVSNGTTGLGIAVALGEISMPRADEICRNLALYSSVASCSSGVELDCAQIVLIGNVDGAGGPFRIGHSVMKDALDIDGIYAGIRNAGLDLPERARASDLGGKLVNCFIKCEADKSGVLRGRRQIMLDDSDVHHHRHSKAAVGGVVAAAIGDPAAFVSVDAMHQGPHGGGPMVAIVDLGE; from the coding sequence ATGGCTGTTGATGTTGCAAAAGTCGAGATCAAGCACGTGACCGATGCTTCGGGTCTGGAGCAGCACATTCTCTCGGGGCGAATGAAGGCGGATGAAGTCATCGCGGTGATCGGCAAGACCGAGGGCAACGGAGGCGTCAACGACTTCACGCGGATCCTGTCGGACCAGGCGTTTCGAGCGGTCCTCATGAAGCACGGCACGCGAAGCGTCGCGGAAGTCAAGCAGATCCCGATGGTCTGGTCGGGCGGGTGCGATGGCGTCATCACCCCGCACGCGACGGTGTTCGCGCGCAACGCCAAGACCGGCACCAAGGGCAAGGGCAGGCTGGCGATCGGCATTGCGATGAGCAGGACCATCAAGCCCGAGGACATCGGCCGCCTCGCGATGGTCGAGATCGTCGCGGAAGGCGTTCTCGCCGCGATGAAGAACGCCGGCATCACCGATCCGAAGGACGTGCACTACGTCCAGACCAAGACTCCGCTCCTGACGATCGAGACGATCCAGGACGCCGAGCGGCGCGGTCAATCGGTCGTCTGCGACGTGCATGAATCGATGGGTGTTTCGAATGGCACCACCGGCCTTGGCATCGCCGTGGCATTGGGTGAGATCTCGATGCCCAGGGCCGATGAGATCTGCCGCAATCTCGCCCTGTATTCGTCCGTTGCGTCGTGCTCGTCCGGCGTGGAGCTCGACTGCGCCCAGATCGTGCTGATCGGCAACGTCGACGGCGCCGGCGGCCCCTTCCGCATCGGCCACAGCGTGATGAAGGATGCGCTCGACATCGACGGCATCTACGCCGGCATCCGCAATGCGGGGCTGGACCTGCCCGAGCGGGCACGGGCTTCCGACCTGGGCGGCAAGCTCGTCAATTGCTTCATCAAGTGCGAGGCCGACAAGAGCGGCGTGCTGCGTGGGCGGCGCCAGATCATGCTGGACGACTCCGACGTGCACCACCATCGACACAGCAAGGCGGCCGTCGGCGGTGTGGTGGCGGCAGCGATCGGCGATCCGGCGGCGTTCGTTTCCGTCGACGCCATGCACCAGGGACCGCACGGAGGCGGGCCGATGGTCGCCATCGTCGACCTGGGGGAATGA
- a CDS encoding amidase has product MGVAQLESDLTRLGAVEQRDLVRARKVSPVELLDAHLAAIARLNPVLNAIVTLCTEEARKAARQAEDAVMRGGDLGILHGLPVVIKDITETAGIRTTYGSPLYADHVPDHDAEVVARLKRAGAIILGKSNTPEFAAGASTVNAVFGATRNPWNPALSPAGSSGGSAAAVASGMVPLAQGTDFGCSVRIPAAFCGIVGLRTTPGLIPNDPMALPWDPGQVHGPLARKAEDAALMLDAMVGLDPLWPISVAPTWRSALDEVRGANDIAGLRIAYVSDIAGIGVDPEVERVCRAAVHRLAADGARVDEIAFSAAEGREAYMTLRADWMVGQQFERLHLLDKMGKNLAGNVRDGLEVGSRDMAAAQQVRAGLLRKFRQLFGDYDFLITPAAPVEPFPVEQGFPDSIGGVKLSNYVDWIAPAYLVTLMSLVGCSVPAGLSRSGLPVGLQIIGPRFSEPRVLGLARHVQQVLPIGWPREDVRR; this is encoded by the coding sequence ATGGGCGTCGCCCAACTGGAAAGCGACCTGACCAGGTTGGGGGCGGTCGAGCAGCGCGACCTGGTTCGCGCCCGGAAAGTCAGCCCCGTTGAACTGCTGGACGCGCACCTCGCTGCCATCGCACGCCTCAACCCGGTTCTCAATGCCATCGTCACGCTTTGCACCGAGGAGGCCAGGAAAGCGGCCCGCCAGGCCGAAGACGCGGTGATGCGCGGCGGCGACCTCGGCATCCTGCACGGGTTGCCGGTCGTCATCAAGGACATCACCGAGACGGCCGGAATCCGCACCACCTATGGCTCGCCGCTCTACGCGGATCACGTGCCGGACCACGACGCCGAGGTCGTGGCCCGGCTCAAGCGGGCAGGCGCCATCATCCTGGGGAAATCCAACACACCCGAGTTCGCGGCTGGCGCCAGTACGGTCAATGCAGTCTTCGGCGCGACTCGCAACCCCTGGAATCCGGCCCTCAGCCCGGCTGGGTCGTCGGGCGGTTCGGCCGCCGCCGTTGCCAGCGGCATGGTCCCGCTTGCCCAGGGGACCGATTTCGGCTGCTCCGTCCGGATCCCGGCGGCGTTCTGCGGGATCGTGGGCCTGCGCACGACGCCGGGCCTGATCCCGAACGACCCCATGGCACTGCCCTGGGACCCGGGCCAGGTGCACGGCCCCCTGGCGCGAAAAGCCGAGGACGCCGCGCTGATGCTCGACGCCATGGTCGGCCTCGACCCGTTGTGGCCGATCTCCGTCGCGCCGACATGGCGCAGTGCGCTGGACGAAGTCCGCGGTGCCAACGACATTGCAGGTTTGCGCATCGCCTATGTCTCCGACATCGCCGGAATCGGTGTCGATCCGGAAGTGGAGCGCGTATGCCGCGCAGCAGTGCACCGCCTTGCCGCGGACGGCGCGCGCGTCGACGAGATCGCTTTCTCGGCTGCCGAGGGGCGCGAAGCCTACATGACGCTGCGCGCGGATTGGATGGTCGGCCAGCAGTTCGAGCGGCTGCACCTGCTGGACAAGATGGGGAAGAATCTCGCCGGCAACGTTCGCGACGGCCTGGAGGTGGGTTCGCGCGACATGGCTGCCGCGCAGCAGGTGCGTGCCGGGTTGCTGCGCAAGTTCCGGCAGCTGTTCGGCGACTACGATTTCCTGATCACGCCAGCCGCGCCCGTGGAACCGTTCCCGGTCGAACAAGGATTCCCCGACTCGATCGGCGGCGTGAAGTTGAGCAACTATGTCGACTGGATTGCACCGGCTTACCTGGTGACCCTGATGAGTCTGGTCGGCTGTTCGGTGCCGGCCGGACTGAGCAGGAGCGGGCTTCCCGTCGGGTTGCAGATCATCGGACCGCGTTTTTCCGAGCCGCGCGTGCTGGGACTCGCCCGCCACGTCCAGCAGGTGCTTCCGATCGGGTGGCCACGGGAAGACGTTCGCCGCTAG
- a CDS encoding amidase — MTDDGDLWRLAATELARRYRDGSLEPVAVARACLARLEQVNPLLNAVIARRDEAFLQEAAAAAARFRAGRPLSPLDGIPLSVKDSLYTRDQPTTWGTRGLRDWCTGEDELAVARARAAGALVLGKTNVPEFALEGYTDNPVFGVTGNPWNSALTPGGSSGGAVAAVAAGIGPLAIGQDGGGSIRRPASHAGLVGLKPSLSAVPREHVFPSLLLDFEVIGPLARTVADARLLFGQMRGPHPADRSSFSAAWAATTAPPPVPLRILYVERFGDAPLDPQIAASVQRGVQALASLGHRVETGALPLDLGFFTDAWPQIGQVGLARMFEQHPDWAAQASPKYLEMAALGQRVPAARLWHIVESVRRLRREVALLFERVDVIALPSAAALPWPKADAYPPVIDGRPVGPRGHAVYTGWVNAAGLPALAVPCEPSSEGLPIGMQLVGGYGRDDLLLDLGEAFEAAQPWAHRWPTLGPRAA; from the coding sequence ATGACGGACGACGGCGACCTGTGGCGGCTGGCCGCCACCGAACTGGCGCGGCGCTACCGCGACGGCAGCCTCGAGCCGGTGGCCGTGGCCCGGGCTTGCCTGGCCCGCCTGGAGCAGGTGAATCCGCTGCTCAATGCGGTGATCGCCCGGCGCGACGAGGCGTTCCTGCAGGAGGCCGCGGCGGCCGCGGCCCGGTTCCGCGCCGGCCGGCCGCTGTCGCCGCTCGACGGCATTCCGCTGTCGGTCAAGGACAGCCTCTACACCCGCGACCAGCCCACCACCTGGGGCACGCGGGGCCTGCGCGACTGGTGCACCGGCGAGGACGAGCTGGCCGTCGCGCGCGCCCGCGCGGCCGGCGCGCTGGTGCTGGGCAAGACCAACGTGCCCGAGTTCGCGCTCGAGGGCTACACCGACAACCCGGTCTTCGGCGTCACCGGCAACCCCTGGAACAGCGCGCTCACCCCCGGCGGATCCAGCGGTGGCGCGGTCGCCGCGGTGGCCGCGGGCATCGGTCCGCTGGCGATCGGCCAGGACGGGGGCGGGTCCATCCGCCGCCCCGCGTCGCACGCCGGCCTGGTCGGCCTGAAGCCGTCGCTCAGCGCCGTGCCGCGCGAACACGTCTTCCCCAGCCTGCTGCTGGACTTCGAGGTCATCGGGCCATTGGCGCGGACCGTGGCCGATGCGAGGCTGCTGTTCGGGCAGATGCGGGGGCCGCACCCCGCCGATCGGTCGTCGTTCAGCGCGGCGTGGGCGGCGACGACCGCCCCCCCGCCGGTGCCACTGCGCATCCTCTACGTCGAGCGCTTCGGCGATGCCCCGCTCGATCCGCAGATCGCGGCCAGCGTGCAGCGCGGCGTCCAGGCGCTGGCCTCGCTCGGGCACCGGGTCGAGACGGGCGCGCTGCCGCTCGACCTGGGCTTCTTCACCGACGCCTGGCCCCAGATCGGCCAGGTCGGCCTGGCCCGGATGTTCGAGCAGCACCCCGACTGGGCCGCGCAGGCATCGCCCAAGTACCTGGAGATGGCCGCGCTCGGCCAGCGGGTGCCCGCCGCCCGGCTCTGGCACATCGTGGAATCGGTGCGGCGATTGCGCCGCGAGGTGGCGCTGCTGTTCGAGCGCGTCGACGTGATCGCCCTGCCGTCGGCCGCGGCCCTGCCCTGGCCGAAGGCCGACGCGTATCCGCCCGTCATCGACGGCCGGCCGGTCGGGCCGCGCGGCCACGCCGTCTACACCGGCTGGGTCAACGCCGCGGGGCTGCCGGCGCTCGCGGTCCCGTGCGAACCGTCGAGCGAAGGCCTGCCGATCGGCATGCAACTGGTGGGCGGCTACGGGCGCGACGATTTGCTGCTCGACCTGGGCGAGGCGTTCGAAGCGGCGCAGCCCTGGGCGCACCGCTGGCCGACCCTGGGTCCCCGGGCGGCCTGA
- a CDS encoding TRAP transporter substrate-binding protein — protein sequence MKPLRLSHLVTAAAFALAGLAAHAEPVKLRVAGNLVAAGLLQQQREQPFFESFTKTTGLPIEMDYKPMDVLGVKDADGLRIIRSGLFDIVMLRLASVSRDDPTLLGPDIVGLSTDYDTARKVFDAWREPLDQRLQAKHNAKLLAAYPFGPQILFCKPAISGLADLKGKKVRVSDQSLAKFVEGLGGIPVSLSFGETQQALERGVTDCAITGPASANSGGWPEVTTHTLPLGFQVHYNAFAINLAKWNALPPEQRTKLAEAFRKFEADAWTYSRELWDDAARCNVGKDPCRIGKKFALKEVPVSAADRKVVADAVRTVSLPLWSEACDKVNDKCSAAWKQVIGPVVGLK from the coding sequence ATGAAACCCCTTCGCCTGTCCCATCTCGTCACGGCCGCTGCGTTCGCGCTGGCCGGCCTGGCGGCCCATGCCGAGCCCGTCAAGCTTCGCGTGGCCGGCAACCTGGTGGCCGCCGGCCTGCTGCAACAGCAGCGCGAGCAGCCCTTCTTCGAGAGTTTCACGAAGACCACCGGCCTGCCGATCGAGATGGACTACAAGCCGATGGACGTGCTGGGCGTGAAGGACGCCGACGGCCTGCGCATCATCCGCTCGGGACTGTTCGATATCGTCATGCTGCGCCTGGCCTCGGTCTCGCGAGACGACCCGACGCTGCTCGGGCCCGACATCGTGGGCCTGTCCACCGACTACGACACCGCGCGCAAGGTGTTCGACGCCTGGCGCGAGCCGCTCGACCAGCGGCTGCAGGCCAAGCACAACGCCAAGCTGCTGGCCGCCTACCCGTTCGGCCCGCAGATCCTGTTCTGCAAGCCGGCCATCAGCGGCCTGGCCGACCTCAAGGGCAAGAAGGTGCGGGTGAGCGACCAGTCGCTGGCCAAGTTTGTCGAGGGCCTGGGCGGCATCCCGGTCAGCCTGTCGTTCGGCGAGACGCAGCAGGCGCTGGAGCGCGGCGTCACCGATTGCGCCATCACCGGCCCGGCCTCGGCCAACTCGGGCGGCTGGCCCGAGGTCACCACCCACACCCTGCCGCTGGGTTTCCAGGTGCACTACAACGCGTTCGCCATCAACCTGGCCAAGTGGAACGCGTTGCCGCCCGAGCAACGCACCAAGCTGGCGGAGGCGTTCCGCAAGTTCGAGGCCGACGCCTGGACCTACTCGCGCGAGCTCTGGGACGATGCCGCCCGCTGCAACGTGGGCAAGGACCCCTGCAGGATCGGCAAGAAGTTCGCGCTCAAGGAAGTGCCGGTCAGTGCCGCCGACCGCAAGGTGGTGGCCGACGCCGTGCGCACCGTCTCGCTGCCGCTGTGGTCGGAGGCCTGCGACAAGGTCAACGACAAGTGCTCCGCCGCCTGGAAGCAGGTGATCGGCCCGGTCGTCGGCCTGAAGTGA
- a CDS encoding TRAP transporter substrate-binding protein, giving the protein MKLLKIALSCALALGLTAGHAQNLKLRAAGNLVATGLIQQTKEQPFFENFAKNTGTPIDVDYKPMDVLGVKDADGLRVLKSGLFDIVTLRLAQVSRDEPFFLGPDIVGLSTDYETARKVVDAYREAFDKRLQERYGGKLLGVYPFGPQVVFCKVPIGGLADLKAKKVRVYDASLAKFIEKLGGIPVTIPFGETQQALERGVTDCAITGPSSANSAGWPEVTTHFMPIGFQIALNAYAMNLDKWNKLPADQKAKLTESFKKFETEVWAYSKELFDDAARCNVGKEPCKTVKKYKMTDVPVSAADNKLIHDALMTVSLPTWSEVCDKSYDKCSATWKQVVGPIVGIK; this is encoded by the coding sequence ATGAAACTGCTCAAGATCGCCCTGTCCTGCGCGCTGGCGCTGGGCCTCACCGCCGGCCATGCCCAGAACCTGAAGCTGCGCGCGGCCGGCAACCTGGTGGCCACCGGCCTGATCCAGCAGACCAAGGAGCAGCCGTTCTTCGAGAACTTCGCGAAGAACACCGGCACCCCCATCGACGTCGACTACAAGCCGATGGACGTGCTCGGGGTGAAGGACGCCGACGGCCTGCGCGTCCTCAAGTCGGGCCTGTTCGACATCGTCACGCTGCGCCTGGCGCAGGTGTCGCGCGACGAGCCGTTCTTCCTCGGTCCCGACATCGTCGGCCTGTCCACCGACTACGAGACGGCCCGCAAGGTGGTCGACGCCTACCGCGAGGCATTCGACAAGCGCCTGCAGGAGCGCTACGGCGGCAAGCTGCTGGGCGTGTACCCGTTCGGCCCGCAGGTGGTGTTCTGCAAGGTGCCGATCGGCGGCCTGGCCGACCTGAAGGCCAAGAAGGTGCGGGTGTACGACGCCTCGCTGGCCAAGTTCATCGAGAAGCTGGGCGGCATCCCGGTCACCATCCCGTTCGGCGAGACGCAGCAGGCGCTGGAGCGCGGCGTCACCGACTGCGCCATCACCGGCCCCAGCTCCGCCAACTCGGCCGGCTGGCCCGAGGTCACCACGCACTTCATGCCGATCGGCTTCCAGATCGCGCTGAATGCCTATGCGATGAACCTGGACAAGTGGAACAAGCTGCCGGCCGACCAGAAGGCCAAACTCACCGAGTCGTTCAAGAAGTTCGAGACCGAGGTCTGGGCCTATTCGAAGGAGCTGTTCGACGACGCGGCACGCTGCAACGTCGGCAAGGAACCCTGCAAGACGGTCAAGAAGTACAAGATGACCGACGTGCCGGTCAGCGCCGCGGACAACAAGCTGATCCACGACGCGCTGATGACGGTCTCGCTGCCCACCTGGAGCGAGGTCTGCGACAAGTCCTACGACAAGTGCTCCGCCACCTGGAAGCAGGTGGTCGGCCCCATCGTCGGCATCAAGTGA
- a CDS encoding tripartite tricarboxylate transporter substrate-binding protein, translating into MAWRAGARALAALAWVAGSLLAAPAQAQAPAVPAMIKIWIPFAPGGPTDVFGRLAADALRTNLKTTVVTENRPGGNGAVAVNALKLGPADGSNLLFVSSGMITFSPFIDKSMAYDPQRDLVPIVCIAQTDIGLILATNVQATNLQEFLQLARRSNPPLSMGSAGLGNILHAYIELFKDATRVDLLHVPYKGASPAFADVLAGQISGMFIAVGLAQPSVAAGKARLIATVGKRSELAPGVPTLAEQGIPGVEILPWFAIMGPRGMAPETVERIAAAVRAAAGTEDFKKRLSAAGASPLVVSGPEFTRMIDAESQTWSRLITEKKLKAE; encoded by the coding sequence GTGGCGTGGCGCGCCGGCGCCCGCGCGCTGGCGGCGCTGGCCTGGGTGGCCGGCAGCCTGCTGGCGGCGCCCGCGCAGGCGCAGGCGCCTGCCGTGCCGGCCATGATCAAGATCTGGATCCCGTTCGCCCCCGGCGGCCCGACCGACGTGTTCGGCCGGCTCGCCGCGGACGCACTGCGCACCAACCTCAAGACCACGGTGGTCACCGAGAACCGGCCCGGCGGCAACGGGGCCGTGGCCGTGAACGCCCTGAAGCTGGGGCCGGCCGACGGCTCCAACCTGCTGTTCGTCAGCTCGGGAATGATCACGTTCAGCCCGTTCATCGACAAGTCGATGGCGTACGACCCGCAGCGCGACCTGGTGCCCATCGTCTGCATCGCGCAGACGGACATCGGACTCATCCTCGCCACCAACGTGCAGGCCACCAACCTGCAGGAATTCCTGCAGCTGGCCCGGCGGTCCAACCCGCCCCTGAGCATGGGGTCGGCCGGGCTGGGCAACATCCTGCATGCCTACATCGAGCTGTTCAAGGATGCGACCCGCGTCGACCTGCTGCACGTGCCGTACAAGGGCGCGTCGCCGGCCTTCGCCGACGTGCTGGCCGGCCAGATCTCGGGCATGTTCATCGCCGTCGGGCTGGCCCAGCCGTCGGTGGCGGCGGGCAAGGCCCGGCTCATCGCCACCGTGGGCAAGCGCAGCGAGCTGGCGCCGGGCGTGCCCACCCTCGCCGAGCAGGGCATCCCGGGCGTCGAGATCCTGCCCTGGTTCGCCATCATGGGACCGCGCGGCATGGCGCCCGAGACGGTGGAGCGCATCGCGGCGGCCGTCCGGGCAGCGGCGGGCACCGAGGACTTCAAGAAGCGCCTGTCCGCCGCCGGGGCCAGCCCGCTGGTGGTGTCGGGGCCGGAGTTCACCCGCATGATCGACGCCGAGAGCCAGACCTGGTCGCGGCTGATCACCGAGAAGAAACTGAAGGCCGAATGA
- a CDS encoding TRAP transporter large permease: MISPVEILIGLLLMLGLMFVGIHVATTMLVVGLLGAVIHFGLPAFNALGEQIWAAGEDYLLLSIPLYILLGEILMRGGATDKMYQSLADWLQRLPGGLLHTNIGASALFSAVSGSSVATAATISTVALPSFKNRGYDQRMVLGSIAAGASLGNLIPPGVAFIIYGSMTNTSASRLYMAGIVPGAIMTVLFLLTILAICVWRPSMAGKPEGGVPWGERLKHSVHLAGPLLVFGVVMGGIYTGWATVTESAALGVIVCLPIAWGYGKLTVPMLHECFRSTLRLTAMTALILVAALYLNFVLSMLGVPQSLASLIKSLDVSPLLLLWVLAVMYVLLGVALETMPMMVGTLPVVFPIIQAAGIDPIFFGVFMVLMCELSLLSPPIGMTLYVIQGVRGEGSINEVFQGTLPFLVAMIAMTAILIHFPAIATWLPNLMYGR; the protein is encoded by the coding sequence ATGATCAGCCCCGTCGAGATCCTGATCGGCCTGCTGCTCATGCTGGGCCTGATGTTCGTGGGCATCCACGTGGCCACCACGATGCTGGTGGTCGGCCTGCTGGGCGCCGTCATCCACTTCGGGCTGCCGGCCTTCAACGCGCTGGGCGAGCAGATCTGGGCGGCCGGCGAGGACTACCTGCTGCTGTCGATCCCGCTGTACATCCTGCTCGGCGAGATCCTGATGCGCGGCGGCGCCACCGACAAGATGTACCAGTCGCTGGCCGATTGGCTCCAACGGCTGCCCGGCGGGCTGCTGCACACCAACATCGGCGCCTCGGCACTCTTCTCCGCGGTGAGCGGGTCGTCGGTGGCCACGGCCGCCACCATCTCCACGGTGGCGCTGCCGTCGTTCAAGAACCGCGGCTACGACCAGCGCATGGTGCTGGGCTCGATCGCCGCCGGCGCCAGCCTGGGCAACCTCATCCCGCCGGGCGTGGCCTTCATCATCTACGGCTCGATGACCAACACGTCGGCCTCGCGGCTGTACATGGCCGGCATCGTGCCGGGCGCCATCATGACGGTGCTGTTCCTGCTCACCATCCTGGCCATCTGCGTCTGGCGGCCGTCGATGGCCGGCAAACCCGAAGGCGGCGTGCCGTGGGGCGAGCGCCTGAAGCACTCGGTGCACCTGGCCGGCCCGCTGCTGGTGTTCGGCGTCGTGATGGGCGGCATCTACACCGGCTGGGCCACCGTCACCGAAAGCGCCGCGCTCGGCGTCATCGTGTGCCTGCCGATCGCCTGGGGCTACGGCAAGCTCACCGTGCCGATGCTGCACGAGTGCTTCCGCTCGACGCTGCGCCTGACCGCGATGACGGCGCTGATCCTGGTGGCCGCGCTCTACCTGAACTTCGTGCTGTCCATGCTGGGCGTACCGCAGTCGCTCGCCAGCCTGATCAAGTCGCTCGACGTCTCGCCACTGCTGCTGCTGTGGGTGCTGGCGGTCATGTACGTGCTGCTGGGCGTGGCGCTGGAGACCATGCCGATGATGGTCGGCACGCTGCCGGTGGTGTTCCCCATCATCCAGGCCGCCGGCATCGACCCGATCTTCTTCGGCGTCTTCATGGTGCTGATGTGCGAGCTGTCCCTCCTCAGCCCGCCGATCGGCATGACGCTCTACGTCATCCAGGGGGTGCGCGGCGAGGGCTCGATCAACGAAGTCTTCCAGGGCACCCTGCCCTTCCTCGTGGCCATGATCGCCATGACGGCCATCCTGATCCACTTCCCGGCCATCGCCACGTGGCTGCCCAACCTGATGTATGGACGCTGA
- a CDS encoding cupin domain-containing protein, translating into MVRRVVTGHDANGKAIVLSDGPSPFIHTTPLRPGYVSTDIFRTLETPASIAGETAETTLGPRRQLPTPRGSVIRVNVFPPDRGSLDGMDVTTSSQLFESLGNPAGHTYAASGRHPLMHRTETIDYAIVLDGEITMLLDDSEVVLRAGDILVQCGTNHAWSNRSDAPATVVFVLIDGKYEDDLAQRLPSGHG; encoded by the coding sequence ATGGTTCGCCGGGTCGTGACCGGCCATGACGCGAACGGCAAGGCCATCGTCCTGTCGGACGGGCCTTCGCCCTTCATCCACACCACGCCGCTGCGGCCAGGGTATGTCTCGACCGACATCTTCCGCACGCTGGAGACGCCGGCATCGATCGCTGGCGAGACGGCCGAGACGACCCTCGGCCCGCGCCGCCAGTTGCCGACGCCGCGCGGCTCCGTCATCCGCGTCAACGTTTTCCCGCCCGACCGCGGCAGCCTGGACGGCATGGACGTCACGACATCGAGCCAGCTGTTCGAGTCGCTGGGCAACCCGGCCGGCCACACCTACGCCGCGTCCGGCCGGCATCCGCTGATGCACCGCACCGAGACCATCGACTATGCGATCGTCCTGGACGGCGAGATCACGATGTTGCTCGACGACTCGGAGGTGGTGCTGAGGGCCGGCGACATCCTGGTGCAGTGCGGCACCAACCACGCCTGGTCGAACCGCTCGGACGCGCCGGCCACGGTGGTGTTCGTGCTGATCGACGGCAAGTACGAGGACGACCTGGCGCAGCGGTTGCCGTCCGGGCACGGTTGA
- a CDS encoding nuclear transport factor 2 family protein, translating into MTPLEVVKAWQKGQREDGRAANLKYLADDVQLLLPGMNPIVGKEAVSKKFAAVEDAFKPLFHSTIDGPFTVWIAEGDRVAHRFRWNGETHDGQLVDLFVFNLYVVRDDKILHFEEHMDTLTRSTYNYAKKSTDGAAYDPNTRAFNY; encoded by the coding sequence ATGACGCCCCTCGAAGTAGTCAAAGCGTGGCAGAAGGGCCAGCGCGAAGATGGCCGTGCGGCCAACCTCAAGTACCTTGCAGACGACGTGCAGTTGCTGCTGCCAGGCATGAATCCGATCGTCGGCAAGGAAGCGGTTTCCAAGAAGTTCGCTGCAGTCGAGGATGCATTCAAGCCCTTGTTCCATTCGACGATCGACGGCCCCTTCACCGTCTGGATTGCCGAGGGCGACCGCGTGGCCCATCGCTTCCGCTGGAACGGTGAGACGCACGACGGGCAGCTTGTCGACCTGTTCGTGTTCAACCTGTACGTGGTGCGCGACGACAAGATCCTCCACTTCGAGGAGCACATGGATACGCTCACGCGCTCGACGTACAACTACGCGAAGAAGTCGACGGACGGCGCGGCTTACGACCCCAACACGCGCGCCTTCAACTACTGA
- a CDS encoding MFS transporter, giving the protein MSTPVPRRVLPVIVLSQFAGTSLWFAVNAVLPDLQRNWALPATALATLTSSVQLGFVAGTLAFALLMLADRFRPTRVFLACSLLGALCNAVLVLVPPSFGLLVALRFAVGFLLAGIYPVGMKIAASWYREGLGAALGVLVGALVLGTALPHGLRALAADAGGAAAPWQLVILAVSLFAALGGIATAWLVPDQPRTVGTRVTPRALAAIWSEPRLRASVFGYFGHMWELYSFYALAPVIIAVRWQGTRVSALAFWAIGAGALGCIAGGLLARRLGSARIAQWQLATSGCCCLLAPVLLQAPAPLFVAWLLLWGTTVVGDSPQFSALTARNAPKEVVGSVLTFTNCLGFAISVASIELFVRAAAAWPLGAVLPWLALGPALGLLALRPLLRPLAAAPSG; this is encoded by the coding sequence ATGTCCACACCGGTCCCGCGGCGGGTGCTGCCCGTCATCGTCCTGTCGCAGTTCGCCGGCACCTCGCTCTGGTTCGCCGTCAATGCCGTCCTGCCGGACCTGCAGCGCAACTGGGCGCTGCCGGCCACGGCGCTGGCCACGCTGACCAGCTCCGTCCAGCTCGGATTCGTCGCCGGCACGCTGGCCTTCGCGCTGCTGATGCTGGCCGACCGCTTCCGTCCGACCCGGGTGTTCCTCGCCTGCTCGCTGCTCGGCGCCCTGTGCAACGCCGTCCTGGTCCTGGTGCCGCCATCGTTCGGCCTGCTGGTGGCGTTGCGGTTCGCGGTCGGCTTCCTGCTGGCCGGCATCTACCCGGTGGGCATGAAGATCGCCGCCAGCTGGTACCGCGAAGGCCTGGGTGCCGCGCTCGGGGTGCTGGTGGGTGCGCTGGTGCTGGGAACGGCGCTGCCGCACGGCCTGCGCGCGCTCGCCGCCGACGCCGGCGGCGCGGCGGCGCCCTGGCAGCTGGTGATCCTGGCGGTCTCGCTGTTCGCGGCGCTCGGCGGCATCGCCACCGCCTGGCTGGTGCCCGACCAGCCGCGCACCGTCGGCACCCGGGTGACGCCGCGCGCCCTGGCCGCGATCTGGTCCGAACCCCGGCTGCGCGCCTCGGTCTTCGGCTACTTCGGCCACATGTGGGAGCTGTACTCGTTCTACGCGCTGGCGCCGGTGATCATCGCGGTGCGCTGGCAGGGCACGCGGGTGAGCGCCCTGGCCTTCTGGGCCATCGGCGCCGGCGCGCTGGGCTGCATCGCCGGCGGCCTGCTGGCCCGGCGCCTGGGCAGCGCCCGCATCGCCCAATGGCAGCTGGCCACCAGCGGCTGCTGCTGCCTGCTCGCGCCGGTCCTGCTCCAGGCGCCCGCGCCGCTGTTCGTGGCCTGGCTGCTGCTCTGGGGCACCACCGTGGTCGGCGACTCGCCGCAGTTCTCTGCCCTCACCGCCCGCAACGCGCCGAAGGAAGTTGTCGGCAGCGTGCTGACGTTCACCAACTGCCTCGGCTTCGCGATCTCCGTGGCCAGCATCGAGCTGTTCGTGCGGGCCGCGGCCGCCTGGCCCCTGGGTGCCGTGCTGCCCTGGCTGGCGCTGGGTCCCGCCCTCGGCCTGCTGGCCCTTCGGCCGCTGCTGCGGCCACTGGCGGCCGCCCCCTCCGGCTGA